AGGGGTCCTGCGACATGCGGCAGACTCCCGCCCATGACCAGCCACACCACCGGCCACACCACCGGCCAGACCACCGGCGACCTCACCTCCGGCCCCGTCCTGCTCGACGTCTCCGACGGCGTCGCCACGATCACCCTGAACCGCCCCGAGGCCATGAACAGCCTCGACATCACGACCAAGGAGATCCTCGTCGAGGTCGTGCGCCAGGTCTCCGAGGACCCCGCCGTGCGGTGCGTCGTGCTGACCGGCACCGGGCGCGCCTTCTGCACCGGCCAGGACCTCAAGGAGCACATCAACCTGCTCGAGACCGGTGGCAGCGACCAGCTGTTCACCACCGTCGAGAAGCACTACAACCCGATCGTCTCGGCCATCATGTCGATGGACAAGCCGGTCATCGCCGCCGTCAACGGCGTCGCGGCGGGTGCCGGCGCGAGCCTGGCCATGGCCTGCGACCTGCGTGTCGTCGCCGACACCGCCGGCTTCAACCTGGCCTTCGCCGGCGTCGCGCTGTCGTGCGACACCGGCGCCAGCATCAGCCTGCCGCTGCTCGTGGGACGCGCCAAGGCGATCGAGCTGCTCTACTTCCCCCGCACCGTCCCCGCGACCGAGGCCCTCGAGCTCGGCCTCGCAACGCGCGTCGTCTCCCCCGACGACCTGCCCGGCGAGGTCGCCTCCCTGGCCGCGCGCCTTGCCGCGGGCCCCACCCGCGCGTACGGCGCGATGCGCCGCTCGGTGACGTACGCCGCCGGGCACGACACCGACGAGGCGCTGGACTTCGAGCGGCAGATGATGAACTCCACCGGGGCCACCGAGGACCACCGGGCGGCCGTCGCGGCGTTCGTCGCCAAGGAGAAGCCGGTCTTCACCGGCCGCTGAGGGCGCCCGGGACGGGACCTGTCGACCGATTCTGGCGCTTGTCGACCGAAGTTCCGGTCGACAAGCGCCGGTTTCACCACCCGGGTGGTGAAACCGGTCAGGCCCGGCCCGGTCCCTCCGACGGCTCGGGCTCCCCCGTGGGCGTGGGGGTCGGCGTGGGCGTGGGGGTCGGCGTGGGCGTGGGGGTCGGCGTGGGCGTGGGCGTGGGCATGGGGCCCCAGGCGAAGTCGCCGGGCTCGGCACCGATCACCCTCAGGACGCGCCGCGCGAAGGTGGTGCGCAGGTAGCGCCGGCCCGGCCTCGGCCCCAGCTCGACGGTCAGTGCCGAGCCGGCGAAGCGGTCGTTGAACCAGCCGGTCATCGTGCCGTGGCAGACCCCGCCGCAGTCGAAGGTCTTGCGGGGCAGCCGGAGGATGCGGGCGACCCGCTCGGCGTATGCGCGGTCCTTGGTGTCGGTGTCCACGCCGTGCAGCGGCTGGTGGAAGCTGAGGATCCGGTCGGGCCGCAGCCGCTGAAGGAACCTCATGACCGCGCGGGTCTCGGGCTCGGAGGCGGGTCGCGGGCCGGACTCGTAGTTCCCGTCGAGGTCGGCCCAGCGGTAGGGGAAGTTGCGGTTGAGGTCGACCCCTCGGGCGTTCTTCCGGGTGCCTGCGGCGATGCCGTCGGGGTTGTAGGTGGGGATCAGCCAGACCTCGGCCCCGACGAGCGGGTCGCCGTCCTTGATCGACCACAGCGCGGGTCGGGTGAGCGGCTCGTTGCCGTGCATCGCGCCGATCAGCACGATCCTCGGCACGCCGTTGTCGGCCGGCTCACCGAGACGGTGGGCGTAGATCGGGCGACCGCGGACCGACGTCCCGATCGTCACGGTCTCGATCACGGCCGGCTTGCGGGCCGCGGCGGCCGCCCCCACGGGCGTGAGGTGCAGCCCCACGGGGACGGCCGTCGCGAGCAGCCCCAGTGCCGAGACGCCGACGAGCGCGACCCGGCGGGCGGCCATCAGACCGCTGCCGTCCAGTAGGCCCAGGTGAAAACGGCGACGCCGACGACCATCCCGAGATGCGCGAGGAGCGAGAGCCCCGGCCCGGAGGACCAGGTGTCCTCGGCCGCGGCGACGGCGTGCCGGCCCTTCGAGGGCAGCCAGCGCACCAGGATCATCAGCCCGGCGATGGCGACGCCCCACCACAGGCCGAGGGCGACGACGCCGACCAGCGGGTCACCGCTGGGGGTGTCCTCCGGGGAGACCAGGAAGACCAGCCACACGAGGAGGGCCAGGGAGCCGAGCACGGTGTGCGCCATCAGCCACGCCGGCCCGACGTCGACACGGGCCGCCCCCGCACCGCGCCCCAGGCGAAGCCGGGTCAGGGCGACGACGACCGCCGCGAGACCGGTGAGGACGTAGACGACGACGGCGACGGACACGCGGGTGAGTGTGCCTCACTCCTCGCCCGTGGCGCCACGACCCTCGGCCCGTGCCGCCTGCTCGTCGGCGAGCCGGGCCAGCAGCGCGTCCACCTCGCTCATGCGGTAGCCGCGCAGCGCGACCGAGAAGCGGACCCGCCGCAGGTCCTCGGGACCGATCGGCCGGTCGGCCGGCACGGCGGCGTCGGGGCGGTCGTCGTACTCCTCGGCGAGGGGGGTGCCCATGCCGGCGGCGACCACGGCGACCCCGCCCAGCAGCAGCACCGACAAGATCGCGAACAGCCACATCATCGCGCCGGGTCCTCCTCCTGCTCGCGGGCGGCGACCATCAGGGCCACCGCCTCGTCGACGTCGTCGGTCAGCACCATCATGTCCAGGTCGGCCTGCGAGATCTTGCCCTCCGCCAGCTGCGTGTCGCGCATCCAGTCCAGCAGGCCGCGCCAGTAGGCGGTGCCCAGCAGTACGATCGGGAACTGCGTGACCTTGCGCGTCTGGGCCAGGGTGAGCGCCTCGAAGAGCTCGTCGAGGGTGCCGACACCGCCCGGCAGGACGATGTAGCCCTGGGAGTACTTCACGAACATCGTCTTGCGCACGAAGAAGTAGCGGAAGTTGATGCCGACGTCGACCCAGTCGTTGAGCCCGGACTCGAAGGGCAGCTCGATGCCGAGGCCGACGCTGATCCCCCCGGCCTGGCTGGCGCCGCGGTTCGCGGCCTCCATCGCGCCGGGCCCGCCGCCGGTGACCACCGCGAAGCCCGCCTCGACCAGCTTGCGGCCGACCTCCTCGGCCTGGGCGAAGGCCGGCTCGTCGGGCTTGGTGCGGGCCGACCCGAAGACGGCCACCGCGGAGCCGAGCTCGGCGAGCTGCCCGAAGCCCTCGACGAACTCCGCCTGGATCCGCAGCACCCGCCACGGGTCGGTGTGCACCCAGTCGTGCGGCCCGCGGGAGTCCAGCAGCCGCTGGTCGGTCGTGGTGCTCGGCACCTGGTC
This genomic window from Nocardioides marinus contains:
- a CDS encoding TIGR00730 family Rossman fold protein: MGWRDEKGRASRFKGPVRLRRDQVPSTTTDQRLLDSRGPHDWVHTDPWRVLRIQAEFVEGFGQLAELGSAVAVFGSARTKPDEPAFAQAEEVGRKLVEAGFAVVTGGGPGAMEAANRGASQAGGISVGLGIELPFESGLNDWVDVGINFRYFFVRKTMFVKYSQGYIVLPGGVGTLDELFEALTLAQTRKVTQFPIVLLGTAYWRGLLDWMRDTQLAEGKISQADLDMMVLTDDVDEAVALMVAAREQEEDPAR
- a CDS encoding M14 family zinc carboxypeptidase; the protein is MAARRVALVGVSALGLLATAVPVGLHLTPVGAAAAARKPAVIETVTIGTSVRGRPIYAHRLGEPADNGVPRIVLIGAMHGNEPLTRPALWSIKDGDPLVGAEVWLIPTYNPDGIAAGTRKNARGVDLNRNFPYRWADLDGNYESGPRPASEPETRAVMRFLQRLRPDRILSFHQPLHGVDTDTKDRAYAERVARILRLPRKTFDCGGVCHGTMTGWFNDRFAGSALTVELGPRPGRRYLRTTFARRVLRVIGAEPGDFAWGPMPTPTPTPTPTPTPTPTPTPTPTPTGEPEPSEGPGRA
- a CDS encoding enoyl-CoA hydratase/isomerase family protein, translating into MTSHTTGHTTGQTTGDLTSGPVLLDVSDGVATITLNRPEAMNSLDITTKEILVEVVRQVSEDPAVRCVVLTGTGRAFCTGQDLKEHINLLETGGSDQLFTTVEKHYNPIVSAIMSMDKPVIAAVNGVAAGAGASLAMACDLRVVADTAGFNLAFAGVALSCDTGASISLPLLVGRAKAIELLYFPRTVPATEALELGLATRVVSPDDLPGEVASLAARLAAGPTRAYGAMRRSVTYAAGHDTDEALDFERQMMNSTGATEDHRAAVAAFVAKEKPVFTGR
- a CDS encoding DivIVA domain-containing protein; its protein translation is MMWLFAILSVLLLGGVAVVAAGMGTPLAEEYDDRPDAAVPADRPIGPEDLRRVRFSVALRGYRMSEVDALLARLADEQAARAEGRGATGEE